A region from the Lentisphaera profundi genome encodes:
- a CDS encoding polysaccharide lyase family 8 super-sandwich domain-containing protein, with translation MIINKIKSSLSIALLMMACGCQNPDKKQAVAQHQSEGTESANQSKITQDQSEGTESAIQSKVTESAIQSFETAELPSWLSSDKNSRLQLSKEVFQHGENALLWEGHQDSFLQVDKSTPGLGIAEDVKEFRVWVYSEKAGGKLQIQAGDAQQFDDPQGTYQIVDYHLNFTGWRSLWIKFDEVGSMLKNGESTSLENKGEHHISAIRLQAMNKSSDRLYFDNLEVSDKSIPHGCLGNLQIPEIVNSLENRHNFPWVALKLERDVQEFQNFTYNEQALEQIMKRIKDVLANGIGKKSKAIQGYREFSSKVSTDSKGKTHGPAIYSHIVERYYRLKGFPGIHSSKLNGALAYCADKFIETGDESWGQLYISYLDFRSEKGYAFGSATMNRVFEAKNAANYLDSLIKMKDYIGEDRLGREAAEIRWMCGYNYLYSLEKEPVDADKILGDMQTLMVAIYLQPQTSLEDKKSKLYDFTKFQEIINLTMTPGVDSLERTHIVKPDYSIWHHGMEMTYSYGYAAAHRYMKYYYILAGSPAALEKDTAQGIISYYGDLFTAKGAGSYMGSRGNGVGHIQLYAEILAYATVSGVKGAKPILKAYLERNTFGLKDLPKDLQVYVREEVLNKPDLKAYDIVSGTHVRPFAATLVQHGKAYTAVIRGFNEDVSTSEIFLGRENAANIYGQQQNNGFLQLYSAEGPGKSGLKLNGGGWDWSLYPGATTLKMTTDQIEQELTHGKFKFEGETLSGGLAHFNKAGIYFQELNGGQKHLLKNLKGNKSWFFFEDLIVCLGSNIKLSGAKQALVTTLFQYHHDKKDQNLVFDTYIDGAHKIRQGVFAETPLAAKAVSISDPAGNSYYIPFESNVIIKRGLQKSRVPRAKNIISEGYVSTAWIDHGINPLDAGYEYTVLPQEKLEKYEAFNKRELYTVLQKDEKAHIVKNNKTIGYVVLEGGQLNKGPLTMSKNPLLLMLSQEAELMRLGLADPQLNLELEKVSGNQRSIAHSIRLKGVWNKVKCLNNPEMKIQLSVVNNETVLSLNCINGESYDLELNK, from the coding sequence ATGATCATAAATAAAATAAAATCCAGCCTATCGATTGCGCTGTTAATGATGGCTTGTGGCTGTCAAAATCCAGACAAAAAACAAGCAGTGGCTCAGCATCAAAGTGAAGGCACTGAATCAGCAAATCAAAGTAAGATAACTCAGGATCAAAGTGAAGGCACTGAATCAGCAATTCAAAGTAAGGTGACTGAATCAGCAATTCAAAGTTTTGAGACTGCAGAGCTACCTTCATGGCTGAGTAGTGATAAAAACTCACGATTACAACTTTCGAAAGAAGTATTTCAGCATGGTGAGAATGCACTGCTTTGGGAAGGCCATCAAGATTCTTTTCTACAAGTAGATAAAAGTACGCCGGGTCTTGGTATTGCTGAAGATGTAAAAGAATTCCGAGTTTGGGTTTACAGTGAAAAAGCTGGTGGTAAACTACAGATTCAAGCGGGTGATGCGCAGCAGTTTGATGATCCGCAAGGCACTTATCAAATCGTTGATTATCACTTAAATTTCACGGGTTGGCGTTCGCTATGGATTAAGTTTGATGAAGTCGGCTCGATGCTAAAGAATGGTGAATCGACTTCGCTAGAAAATAAAGGTGAGCATCATATAAGCGCGATCCGCCTTCAAGCTATGAATAAAAGTTCAGATAGGCTCTATTTTGATAACTTGGAAGTAAGTGATAAAAGCATTCCACATGGCTGTTTGGGAAACCTACAAATCCCGGAAATCGTCAATAGTCTGGAAAATCGTCATAACTTTCCCTGGGTTGCATTAAAACTTGAGCGCGATGTGCAGGAATTTCAAAATTTCACTTATAATGAGCAGGCCTTGGAACAGATCATGAAGCGGATCAAAGATGTACTCGCTAATGGTATAGGAAAGAAAAGTAAAGCTATCCAGGGCTATCGTGAATTTTCTTCCAAAGTATCAACTGACTCCAAAGGTAAGACTCACGGTCCGGCTATCTACAGTCACATCGTTGAACGTTATTATCGTTTAAAAGGATTTCCGGGGATTCATTCAAGTAAACTTAACGGAGCCTTAGCCTATTGCGCCGATAAGTTTATTGAAACGGGAGATGAGTCCTGGGGGCAACTCTATATATCTTATCTCGACTTTAGAAGTGAGAAGGGGTATGCCTTTGGTAGTGCTACGATGAATCGTGTGTTCGAAGCTAAAAATGCCGCTAATTATCTTGATTCATTAATAAAAATGAAAGATTATATAGGCGAAGATCGTTTAGGTCGAGAAGCTGCGGAAATTCGATGGATGTGCGGTTATAATTACCTTTATTCGCTAGAGAAAGAACCTGTGGATGCCGATAAGATTTTAGGAGATATGCAAACCTTGATGGTGGCTATTTATCTTCAGCCTCAAACAAGTTTAGAAGACAAGAAGAGTAAGTTGTATGATTTTACCAAGTTTCAAGAAATTATTAATTTGACAATGACTCCCGGAGTCGATTCCCTCGAGCGCACACATATCGTTAAGCCTGATTATTCGATTTGGCATCACGGTATGGAAATGACCTATAGCTACGGATACGCTGCAGCGCATCGTTATATGAAGTATTATTATATTTTAGCGGGAAGTCCTGCCGCACTCGAGAAGGATACTGCGCAAGGAATAATATCTTATTATGGCGATTTATTTACAGCTAAGGGAGCGGGTTCCTACATGGGAAGTCGCGGCAATGGAGTCGGTCATATACAGTTATACGCGGAAATCTTAGCTTATGCTACCGTTAGCGGGGTAAAAGGGGCTAAGCCTATCCTAAAAGCTTATTTAGAAAGAAATACCTTTGGCTTAAAGGATTTACCGAAAGATTTACAAGTTTATGTTCGTGAAGAAGTCTTAAATAAGCCCGATCTTAAAGCCTATGATATCGTATCGGGGACACATGTCAGACCCTTTGCGGCCACTTTAGTTCAGCATGGAAAAGCTTACACTGCAGTCATAAGAGGTTTTAATGAAGATGTGTCCACGAGTGAAATATTTTTAGGAAGAGAAAATGCTGCAAATATTTATGGTCAGCAACAAAACAATGGTTTTTTACAATTGTATTCAGCTGAAGGTCCTGGAAAGAGTGGCTTGAAACTCAATGGTGGTGGATGGGATTGGAGTCTTTATCCTGGTGCAACAACATTAAAAATGACGACAGATCAGATAGAGCAAGAACTCACACATGGAAAATTCAAATTTGAAGGTGAGACTCTCAGTGGTGGTTTAGCCCATTTCAATAAAGCAGGGATTTATTTTCAAGAGTTGAATGGAGGTCAAAAACACCTTCTCAAGAATTTAAAGGGTAATAAAAGCTGGTTCTTTTTTGAGGATCTCATTGTCTGTTTGGGATCTAATATAAAGCTCTCCGGAGCGAAGCAAGCTTTAGTTACCACGCTTTTTCAGTATCATCATGACAAGAAAGATCAAAATCTTGTGTTTGATACTTATATAGATGGTGCGCATAAAATACGCCAAGGTGTATTTGCTGAAACGCCTTTAGCAGCTAAGGCAGTGTCAATATCGGATCCTGCAGGCAATAGCTATTATATTCCTTTCGAAAGTAATGTTATCATCAAGCGAGGATTACAGAAGTCTCGCGTCCCAAGAGCCAAAAACATTATCTCAGAAGGCTATGTAAGTACAGCCTGGATTGACCATGGAATTAATCCCCTTGATGCAGGCTATGAATATACCGTTTTGCCGCAAGAAAAATTAGAAAAGTATGAAGCCTTTAATAAAAGGGAACTTTACACCGTTTTGCAAAAGGATGAGAAAGCTCATATCGTCAAAAATAATAAGACTATTGGCTATGTCGTCTTAGAGGGCGGTCAATTGAATAAAGGCCCCTTAACAATGAGCAAAAATCCGCTCTTGTTGATGCTGAGTCAAGAAGCAGAACTTATGCGTTTAGGCTTAGCGGACCCTCAGCTCAATCTTGAACTAGAGAAAGTTTCAGGAAATCAGAGGTCAATAGCTCATAGCATACGATTGAAAGGGGTATGGAATAAGGTCAAATGCCTCAACAATCCTGAAATGAAGATTCAACTATCTGTCGTCAATAATGAAACTGTATTAAGTCTAAATTGCATAAATGGAGAATCCTATGATTTGGAGCTCAATAAATAA
- a CDS encoding SGNH/GDSL hydrolase family protein, which yields MKKILKFVTVLTAFSSLLTAADFEAIVIKGENKLTVNEAEGVLSLKSAGPEALKKKKTSVVSYARRAISEQDGTGNAVSFEFKGDGSDFFASVFLSESKNLVDAHEAIFPLSSTKWQKRVITFEEFARNAKPWNKPKMTEKNIHPIMESLTYMGFGRGFKYHRYNHPDYSFAIRNFKFVQAPKVKNLAIKKGIDAFVGKLANDEPVKILLLGDSITEHGKELSHTYHAMQLLGKKAKVVNAAIGGQTSRGGEIIFERSLRKLPNPDLIVIMYGANDCNNMGEGTGFNDLVFEKHLMNLINKVNHSTNGKCEFLLINGVPRVDKETRISENRVEPLLPAIERVSKQYDLILCDTMSRFLANSKEENDQYYKDGIHQNQEGLKFMGEIIAETIKASLVSGSQNI from the coding sequence ATGAAAAAAATACTAAAGTTTGTCACCGTACTAACAGCATTTAGCAGCCTATTAACTGCAGCTGATTTTGAAGCAATTGTAATCAAAGGCGAAAATAAATTAACGGTAAATGAAGCTGAAGGGGTTTTGTCATTAAAATCTGCAGGTCCTGAGGCCTTAAAAAAGAAAAAAACCTCAGTCGTCTCTTACGCACGCCGTGCTATTAGTGAACAGGATGGTACAGGCAATGCAGTGAGTTTTGAATTCAAAGGCGATGGTAGTGACTTTTTTGCGAGTGTTTTTTTATCAGAGTCCAAAAATTTGGTAGATGCTCACGAGGCTATTTTTCCCTTGTCATCCACGAAGTGGCAAAAGCGAGTTATTACTTTTGAGGAGTTTGCGAGGAACGCAAAACCTTGGAATAAGCCAAAAATGACAGAGAAAAATATTCATCCAATAATGGAATCATTAACTTATATGGGTTTTGGTCGCGGCTTTAAATATCACCGTTATAATCATCCTGATTATTCTTTTGCAATTCGTAATTTTAAGTTTGTTCAGGCCCCAAAAGTGAAAAACCTAGCGATTAAAAAAGGCATCGATGCTTTTGTAGGAAAACTTGCCAATGATGAGCCCGTGAAAATTTTACTCTTAGGTGATTCAATTACTGAGCACGGTAAAGAATTGAGTCACACTTATCATGCAATGCAGCTCTTGGGCAAGAAAGCAAAAGTCGTTAATGCCGCTATTGGTGGCCAGACTTCTAGAGGTGGCGAAATTATCTTCGAGCGTTCATTAAGAAAACTTCCCAATCCAGACCTTATCGTCATAATGTATGGTGCCAACGATTGTAATAATATGGGAGAAGGAACAGGTTTTAATGATCTCGTATTTGAAAAACATCTCATGAATTTGATCAATAAGGTAAATCACAGTACAAATGGTAAGTGCGAATTTTTACTTATTAATGGAGTACCACGAGTCGATAAAGAAACGCGAATCTCCGAAAATAGAGTAGAGCCCCTTTTGCCCGCAATCGAAAGAGTTAGCAAGCAATATGACTTAATTCTCTGTGATACGATGAGTCGATTTTTGGCGAATAGTAAAGAAGAAAATGATCAGTATTACAAGGATGGAATCCATCAAAACCAGGAAGGTTTGAAATTTATGGGGGAGATAATTGCGGAGACAATTAAGGCTTCTTTAGTTAGTGGTTCACAAAACATATGA
- a CDS encoding serine/threonine-protein kinase — MSNKAKQSVISALFQSAIQEPQERGKVLLNDLRDLQLEGRYDAGKPLSAGGMKEISVHSDQMIQRQIAMAIPLKDKQDYESLWNFIREARITAKVAHPNIVPVHEIGVNDDDIPFYTMKYIQGEDLGEVLKKLAENNATYQKDYSLNKRLTIYIKICEAIAFAHSQGVIHLDLKPENILVSTYGQVQVCDWGLAHELDHLEETLEAKLTGSPGYLSPEQIKGEDIGVESDVYALGALLYHMLGLVRPFDGVELNDVLKRTLLGTVPALQEISSQKVPRILQAIVKKAMQVDLCERYSSVNELIQDIEAYKHSYPTVAGTPGYWGRFSLFTKRYKTTSMVILFGLVILSIISSIFSVQMQEEIYKRKEVAEKAVDHYNSLAQSNIVNFEFDLAMRNVSLALQSKDNKESHWLKAKIHMARRELKEARPHARQSNEALLAIIDQLGDYKNKESDEFLLVLIEELRKKQLHEIVRDLMWIRNAHYNSLEEHLPLVEAAINILNAGMKHYDLKIHQGKIHFSASAGFSRFGPFMNLPVEKLVLNDSSSYELRGLRGMKQLRHLELKNTQVFEVPELRGMTLDYLDLSNTNIYSFKDLVHVKVKHLVFKGGKALYLKEMLDNTFLEKLEIDTWRYLQAFDQRSIEKLKDKGILARTESEGNQ; from the coding sequence ATGTCAAACAAAGCTAAACAATCTGTTATCTCAGCACTTTTTCAAAGTGCGATACAAGAACCACAAGAGCGCGGTAAGGTTTTACTCAATGACTTAAGGGACTTACAGCTAGAAGGGCGCTACGATGCCGGCAAGCCTCTTTCAGCGGGGGGAATGAAAGAAATTTCCGTTCACTCAGATCAAATGATTCAACGCCAAATCGCCATGGCGATACCACTAAAAGATAAGCAAGATTATGAAAGCTTATGGAATTTTATTCGTGAAGCCAGAATAACGGCTAAAGTGGCTCACCCTAATATTGTGCCCGTGCACGAGATTGGTGTCAATGATGATGATATTCCCTTTTATACCATGAAGTATATTCAGGGTGAAGATTTGGGCGAGGTCTTAAAGAAACTAGCTGAAAATAACGCGACTTACCAAAAAGATTATTCATTAAATAAACGGCTTACAATCTATATCAAAATTTGTGAGGCTATTGCCTTCGCGCACTCACAGGGTGTTATCCACCTCGACTTGAAGCCTGAAAATATTTTAGTGAGTACCTATGGCCAAGTACAAGTTTGCGATTGGGGCCTAGCCCATGAATTGGATCATTTAGAGGAGACACTTGAGGCCAAACTTACGGGTAGTCCAGGGTATTTATCACCGGAACAGATCAAGGGTGAGGATATTGGAGTAGAAAGTGATGTATATGCGCTAGGAGCCTTATTATATCATATGCTCGGTCTTGTGAGACCTTTTGATGGTGTCGAGTTAAATGATGTGTTAAAGCGTACGCTTCTTGGCACAGTACCAGCACTCCAAGAAATTAGCTCGCAGAAGGTTCCGAGAATTTTACAGGCGATCGTTAAAAAAGCTATGCAAGTTGACTTGTGCGAGCGTTATTCATCGGTTAATGAATTGATACAAGATATTGAAGCCTATAAACACTCGTATCCTACCGTGGCGGGCACACCAGGTTATTGGGGGCGCTTCAGTCTATTCACCAAGCGCTACAAGACGACCTCGATGGTCATCTTGTTTGGCTTGGTAATACTCTCTATAATTAGCTCGATTTTCAGTGTGCAAATGCAAGAAGAAATTTATAAACGCAAAGAAGTGGCCGAGAAAGCAGTCGATCACTATAATAGTCTAGCGCAATCAAATATTGTCAACTTTGAATTTGATCTAGCAATGAGAAATGTTTCTTTGGCACTGCAATCAAAGGATAATAAAGAGAGTCATTGGTTGAAAGCGAAGATTCACATGGCCCGCCGTGAACTCAAAGAAGCCCGTCCACATGCACGTCAAAGCAATGAAGCTCTACTGGCAATAATAGATCAGCTTGGCGATTATAAAAATAAAGAGAGTGATGAATTTTTGCTTGTGCTCATTGAGGAATTGAGAAAGAAACAATTACATGAAATAGTGCGAGACCTGATGTGGATACGAAACGCTCATTATAATTCACTAGAAGAACATTTACCTCTGGTCGAAGCAGCGATTAATATTTTAAATGCGGGAATGAAGCATTATGATTTAAAAATTCATCAAGGGAAAATTCATTTTAGTGCGTCCGCGGGTTTCTCTCGATTTGGACCTTTTATGAACCTGCCAGTTGAAAAATTGGTATTGAATGACAGTTCATCTTACGAGTTACGTGGCTTGCGTGGTATGAAACAGTTACGGCATCTAGAATTAAAAAACACACAGGTTTTTGAGGTGCCCGAACTTAGGGGCATGACCCTCGACTACCTAGATTTATCCAATACAAATATTTATAGTTTCAAAGACCTTGTCCATGTTAAAGTCAAACACCTAGTCTTTAAGGGTGGCAAGGCTTTATATCTAAAGGAGATGCTTGATAATACCTTCCTAGAAAAGTTGGAAATTGATACCTGGCGTTATCTACAAGCATTTGACCAGAGATCCATAGAAAAACTTAAAGATAAAGGGATACTGGCAAGAACTGAAAGTGAAGGTAATCAATAA